The Ignavibacteriales bacterium sequence TAAAGTTCATTAATAATTTTAACAGATATCTAAAATAAATCCATGTTCATACTGTTCAGTGTTTTATTCATACTATTTATTTCATTCATTTTTGGTTATGGAATTCTTCAACTAATTAGTTCGACTGATTCTATAAATAAAAATAATCAACACCTCATCTTCCTTAGCCCATTAGTCGGATATTGCACATCACAGCTACTGTTTTTGTTTATTTATTATATAAAGGAAAATGTTTTGATTTCCTTTTGGGTAACGATTATTTCTTTATTGTTAATTACAATTACTGTTAATTTATATAATAAATCTAAAAGAGGATATTCCATAGCTTCTGTAAAAGCTATAATAAAAGAAAATTATAATCTTCTTTTTATATTGATTGCAATTGTGATTTTAAGTTCTTGGCAATATTTAATTGTTGGGCAAGAAAATTATTTGCATTCTGCAAACGAGGACTTTTTCGATGCAATAAACGGAGGTAAGAATTATTTTACTAATGTACCGTTAAAATTGATGGAAGAAGATTTTCGAAGCAATTTTCCGTTACAATACAGCAGCCAAACATTTTGGCATATGTTTTTGAGAAACGACTGGGTAGACGGATTTCTCCAACAATCCATATTAAATCTATTTCTTACCGCTATTGGAGTCTTTTGGCTTACTAAATATGTATTCAATACCAAACATTATATCGCATTGTTAGCAAGTTTTTGGAGCGTTGCTTCGAATTTTTATCTGACAACTTATTTAAATGGTCATATCGGCTCATTGATGTATGGCTCTGTGATCCCTTATTTCGTTGGAATTATTTTATTGTGGAGCCAAAATAAGCTAGGCAAAAAATGGTTGATTTTTCTGATATTTCTGTTCTTATGGATTCACATCACTTATCCCGGCCCCATTTATTTCGTGCTGATTCCTGCGCTCATTATTGTTATCTATGAAAAAATAATTTTACCATTAGAATTCGACAAAAAATTTCTAAAATTTCTAAAAAATCAATCCAAAAACTCTATTAATGGCCCTCGTTTCAGAGTCAACATTTTACGTGTTTTGATTTTGTCTGGAATAATTTTGCTCGTTGTAATGTCTATTGCTTTGTGGTCTTATAATTATTTCGAGCCAAGAAGAATAAGTGCAATATTAAGAACAAATGTTAGCTGGAAAATATCATTATTCAAAGAAATGCTAATGGTATTCTGGGGTATTTACCCATCCGGCTCTTCTGGGACGCTTTCATTATTGCCGTTATTAATCTCTAACGGAACGATTAACGCTCTTTCGCTATTGGGTGCTATAATAGTAACATGCATATCTATTATCGCTGCAATCACTAATTATCATATTAGAAACAGATCGTACCTGTTAGTTTATTCGATCCTATTCATACCGTTTTTTATAATAATGCGCTACTTTTGGGGTAGCCCGTATTACTTCTACAAATTTTTGTATACAAACTACTTCTTAATAGTAATTATTGTTATTATCTGGTTATGTGAGAACAATAAGAGCTATCGTGTCTGGAAGATAAACCCCATTATATATTTGTTCAGTTTAGTCGGGTTATTGAACATTGCTTGGGATATTTCAATTAGTTATGATTTTTATAGAAGAATATATAATCAAAAAAATGTTATCTCTGATTTCGTTACACATTTATCAGGAAAGGAATATGAAGGCAAAATAAGATTAGATATACCAAGTGATCTTTATAGTAAAGCCTTCCGGTATATATTTAATAAAAATGGAATAGGAATAGTTCAAGATCGCACTCAAGGTGAATTTGTTGTACAAGTTAAAAATATAGGAGACGTATCATACAATACTGTAGATAAAGACACTATCATATATTCCAATGATCTCTTGAAATTAATCAAACCAAACATATGCAACAGGATGTCAATAGAAACTCAATATCCGCCTGAATATAATGGGAGCGTGAATATTCATTGGGTGGGTAACCAACTGAGTTTACAGAGAGGTGTAATCACCAATTCTGTGTTAGAAGTTGCCAATCAAATAAATAAAATGGATATAGGTGGAAAAATATTTGTCGACATTTTTACCGATGATATCCAAGATTATACTTTTTATATCGTTGATAATATCTTTGTGAATGAGAGGATCAAAGCGCAAAAAGATCCAAATGGTGCAGATTATTTTCTAAGAGTGAGAGGGGATAAAACCAATTTCAAATCTATCATTCAGAATAATAAGGAAGAACGTATAATATGGCAAAATGATTTTTTTGAAATAGTTCTTATTCCAAAAGACAAAAGAACGTTGGCTCACGATATTGTAATGAACATGAATGTCTCAACTTTGGTTTCAAAAATAAAAGAAATCGGTAATACTATATATGTTGACACTCCTAGAGAAGATGATGTTTTACAGCTATTTTTTAAACAGAGGGTTGTGCCGCATGGTATCAGAATAGTAAATGATCCTGACAGTACAATGTTGTTCTGCAGATATAAATTTTATTCCCCACTGACTAGTCTGTCTAATTACACAATAACATCTTCCAAGGAAAAGTTAATATACAGAACTACAAATAATATCGATAAAAACTTTCCCGTAGATTTCGAATTAATACAAATACCTCTCAAAGGTAGAGATACACTTAAAAGAGATGGAAAAAGTTTTTTCAGAGACCGGTTCTTATTAGGAAAAAGGAAGGAAGATTTTAAAGTTGTTATTGATAATCCTTCTGAAGCCGTTAAATTTATCCGAATGTTAATCGCTCCCGGCCCAAGTATCGATTTTAAAGGCTTTAACCTAATTGTAACTTCAAATGATTCATCATTCAATAAAACCTATTTGATTCAGTCACCGGTAACCAAAATAGATATTCCTATTAATCAATTTACTTTAGACACTCAAACACAAATTCGAATAAATTTAGAAGGAAAGGATTTTAGTGGCAAAAACTTAACTGGGCACTCCTTGCTTCCTATTGAGGAAAGGTATTTATTATATAATGTTTTAGCTATGGAACTAACGGATAATATTAATAGCTATTCATCTAATATACTTCGGATATTAAATAGTCAACCTCAACCAAGATTTAATCCTATCATCAAAAAATTGTTTAATCTTAAAAAAACTGAAGATATTATCGAAACATCCGACACCAATAAAGTCTTTTTTGGATTAGGATGGTATAATCCAGATAAATATAAAGGAGAATTATTCCGCTGGGTTGGTAAAGATACTGCTGAAATTATCTTGAACCATTTCAAGCCGAAAGAAAATTCTTTAATTCTTAATCTTGAGCCTGGACCAGGTACAACCGGTTCGCCGCTTGAATTAAATGTTTTGTATAATGGAAATATTTTTCAACAATTTAAGGTGGAAGGGAAGCGAAACGTTGAAATTTCTTTTCCGAGAGAAACATTTAAAAATTCTCCTGATCAGATTATTCTAAAATTAATCACGAACAGCCAAGATCATAAAATTGCTTCGGATCCGCGGATTCTAAATTACCGCGTAAATAATATTTCATTGAAGCAAATAGAATTGAAAAAGAACGATATTGTAGAAGCTATTAATAGAGACGAGATACAAGTTGGTGCGGGCTGGTACACGTATGAAACATATAATAATGAATCATTCCGTTGGGTTGGCAGGGAGCCGGCCGAAATTATGATTTCAAATCCAGACACGACATTTCATAAAATTAAACTTGATATTGAACCGGGTCCGGGATGTGCTGGAAAACCTTTACGAATAAAAATGTTTTTTGACAATAGATTTATCGGAGAAAAAACTGCAGTTGGCAGAGAAAGCTTAATAATAGATCTACCTGAACGTTCAAGAAAATATAAACCGGTTGTTCTAAAACTTCTTCCAGTGAGTAAGAATTTAGCAATCAAGTCCGACAAAAGAATTTTAAATTTCAGAACATTTAACATAAGTCTGCTCAAATAGGATCAACCAAAATTATTTCTTGTATGATGATAAAAGAAGGCGGAAAAAGAATAAATAATATTTCGAGAATCTCTTCAGAGGAGAATCCGTTAGTCAGCGTTATCACCGTAGTACTAAATGGGGAAAAATATCTTGAGCAGACAATTAAAAGTGTTCTTGAACAATCGTATGGCAATATAGAGTATATCATAATTGACGGGGGATCAACGGATGGTACTCTTCAAATAATTCAAAAATATAATGAATCAATTGATTATTGGATCAGCCGGCCGGACAACGGAATCAGTTCTGCTTTTAATTTTGGCATTGAGAAAGCTAATGGAGTAATAATTGGGATGATCAATTCCGATGATTGGTATGAACCTGATGCTGTTCTAAAAATGATTAATTCATATAAATCGGTAAATCCGGATTTGATTTGCGGAGCTGCCCGATTCTGGCAGAAGAATGAAAAAGTAATAATCTCTCATTCGGATATAAAAAAAATAAAAAGAGAGACATCAATTCATCAT is a genomic window containing:
- a CDS encoding glycosyltransferase family 2 protein; protein product: MMIKEGGKRINNISRISSEENPLVSVITVVLNGEKYLEQTIKSVLEQSYGNIEYIIIDGGSTDGTLQIIQKYNESIDYWISRPDNGISSAFNFGIEKANGVIIGMINSDDWYEPDAVLKMINSYKSVNPDLICGAARFWQKNEKVIISHSDIKKIKRETSIHHSTVFIKKNIYDAYGGFDVNYKYAMDYEFLLRLKMNEVKFYALNDVLANSRLEGISDKNNKYALEETRLARLNHFSRINVWSNYGYIRIKNYLGRLLKESIFIFVYRSYWKRKNKKLSKG